DNA from Asterias amurensis chromosome 7, ASM3211899v1:
TAAATCAACTTTAATACTTCAGAGTCAAAACAGAAGTCAAACAGCAATCTAGTAAGCAGGTATATAGttcaccaggggtcgatttcacaaagagttaggactagtcctaacttaggactagtcctaggagatatacatattgcatggatagtcccaagttaggacgagtaactggtcctaactttagataagactagtcccaactctttgtgaaatcaacccctgggcccaattttcatGACTCTacttactgccaaattctgcgcttaagaTCACcctgcaagcgctgaatttctgcgctaccTGTGCAAGTAAAAAATGCCTAGTAATGGACTAGGCACCGGCACAAGctaaaattccctgctaacccaggaaatatgcttgacataagcgtggattctttgcttacggtaagcagagctttgaaattgggccctgtaatgCTTATAGGGAGAGGAACAAACAAGATTTAGACTGTTGATAGAATAACAGTAAATTAATTTTGACTGTAAAATTGAAGCGAAATAGTTTGTGCAAGTCTAATGTATATTCCAACTTCCGGGACCATGGTGGTCCAAACCAAtgacctttctattgcaacgtcacagcccaagtttttcCAACCTAGGTTGGAAACTATGGGAAACCAAAAAATGATACAACAGAAAATCCAAAACAGATATGACAGTTTGTACATTGATACACAATATTCAAAAATAGTGTTGAATTATAAATTGAGTGGAAATAACAATCATGGTTTGAGTTTATGTACATGGAATATTTGCAGATAATTTTGAATTTGGTCACAACCTGTTGAACTGAGCAttcaggaaaacaaaacaaaatacaaggtgtttgagtttttaaataaataaaaaatagaagaaaATGTCCACGCAGACATTGATCCTTACGCCAATTAGAGCACACTTATTTAAAAATCAGTTAGGACATGAAAGGGAGAATAATATTCAAAGGTGCTTCCATGAAACTTCAACTTCTACTAAGAAACACTTAAGAGCTGAGAGATATATCCACCGCAATAACATCAAATTTTCCTTAGTCATaccaaaataaattgaaatttgcGCCGTCTGTTTCCTTttggcacaaaaagtagctaagcacaaatcataacgcttaccagaatacagttaccagtcaaaataccctgtcacatgtaccatttgtgactggtatcctgcttatttttgatTAGCGAaaagttgttaagcaacatttgcTGTTGAAGCCGGTGGTTAGTTGGTTTGAGTCCATGGTGTTCTCAAAGCAACCCtaacaaataattatgcttaccagaatacagttaccagccaaaataccctgtcacatgtaccatttggaCTGGTGTCCTgcctatttttgcttagcagaaacttaaTAAGCAGATGTTTTCTCTAAACGAGTACTGGCCACCAGGCAAAGCAAATGCCTGGCATGATCATAGAGGTGAGGAGAGAGGACAACACGTTGACTCCGTTGCCGTCTAGGATTGGCCAGCCGCTGATGTGCTCAGTCGTTGTCGAGGCAACGCTGACAACACGGTGGGTTCTCTGGTCATAGGCTGGAGacataaaaaaggaaaaaatcaGTGTCAATATATAAAGCcaaatcaaatgttttgtttcgcCTTCTTTTTGACAACTTGAAACAGGATTTCCAAGATTTGTCCACGCTGACTCAAGGCTCGTTTTGAGTTGTGTATTGCAGAGCTGTGTAGTGGGAGAGTTTTGCAAACACAGGGTGCCATTCCAGTCTGCCTAATGTGCTGCATTTGGACCgaaaatggcgtccagcaaccacTGGACCAAAGTACACTGGTCACTCTATGTGGCAACTCACTCAATAAACAGCTCTGGTTGAGAGAGACCAAATGTGCCTTCAGTGTATAGAATAGGGGATGACAAAGTAactccaagaaaaaaaaagagattttaagcagtattttgttTCCAGTTGTCCCTTATAATCgtgggtgagagtcattgctgacaaaCAGTCTAAAACTGTATGTATGATCATTTTACCCAGTATGTTGAAATTATGGCATTTCTCCTTTAGGAAATCCCTCAAATTTTTGATTTCACAGGGCTTTTTGGAACAGTTCCTTTGGCATTACAGAAGGAGACCAAAGTACTGGAATTGTGAACAAAATTATGGCTGATTTGCTTAACTAGGCCGActcaaaaagtctgaattcagataaaagtctgaaacttcCTATCcctgcttaaaagcagtggacactattggtaattactcaaaataattataagcatgaaacctttcgaaatcaaccatctattaaaacgcacacaacttcgtgtgacaagggtgtttttttctttcattattatctcgcgtattcgatgaccgattgagctcaaatttttacaggtttgttattttatgcatctgttgatatacaccaactgtgatggctagtctttgacaattaccaatagtgtccactgcctttaatgtttcggtaagtcaacaacaaaacaaatgtcgCAAACCTGAGTATTGGAACAGCGCCCCCAGGAGAGAATCTATAAGTGAGCCAACGAGTCCAGCAATTGCAGCGAAGAAGATGACCGGCCACTGAGGGGTGGACGTCTTGAAGACAGGACTTGAGAAGGAGATGAGGAGACCGATGTAGAACCCGCATCCAACCATGAACCCACCTACGATGCTGGACAGGATACCCACTGTAGAGATGGCACCGTTTGTTCCTGGAGTAAGCAAATAGTAATGAAACACAAGATTGGTTGTAGGGTCTGTATCATTTGTTCCTGGAATAAGTGAATAGTTATGAAACACAACATTGATTAAAGAGTCTGTTTCAAACAGTTTACTCTGCTCATTTTCAGTAGCAGTGCTAGAGCCACTTTGAGTGATGCCGTCAGGCCTGCCCAGAACTTGCaaattttgcccagcactctgagcacaATACACTGTTCTGCCCAGCACAAACTCCCCCCAGATAGCTCTTTAGCATCGATGCCCCCATATTTAAAcatgattaattttgttaacCATTCACCCTTGGTGGACTTAAATGGATTTAGAGCCCATCACAGAAATTGGTCTAGTTATAATACCAGAACACTGTACAGGAGCATATTAGACTACTGATGATGCTGAGGTTAGGTCATATAGAATCCATAACTGGTTGTGATAAACCCACTAGCACCTCAAATAAAGTTCTACCTACCTACTGGCACCTTGGACAAGGTAGTAATCAGTCGTGGTGTCTTTGAACCCATGACCGATCCGATCTCCGAAGACCACGTATCCCCACAGCAGCATGCGAACGAACTCATCAGTGCCAGTGCAGTCCACGTTGTGTCGTAGCGTCTGCTGAAGTCCAGCGGTAAGTCTCTGAAGCCGCTGTCGATGAGGTAGATGATCGCCAGGGACATCGGGATACCAGCATTGCACACCACCTGAAGCCAGTCTCGCTGCCCACCTTTTCAACAGAAAACAGGACAGAAATCagtaagaaaaaacaaatttcaatttgtggTATAACTTTTTTCTACTGCACCTTTATAAAATGTGCAGTGCACTAACACAACCCATCATGTTCGCACTTTTGGGAGTCAACATGTACACACATGAACTAACCCCCAAAATGGCGGAAATGGTAGTGTACTGTGGACTTTTAGTCTCAACAGTCtcctgtggtattttgtggCATGAGCCAGCTGGGATGGAGAGTGTAGTGGTAGTAACAGGTACATAGTTCACAGAGAACCGTAAAACACCAAACCTTCCAGGCTTGCATTGGGTGCATGGGTTTTATCTGTTTGAATGGCTGGTATTATCAGGGAACCCCATGGCTTGTGTACAGTCtcctgtggtattttgtggCATGAGCCAGTTCGGCATAAGAGTATACCGATAATGGCTTGTGTACTGTGAACTTGGTCTCAACAGTCTCCTCAGGTATTTTGTTGCAAGAGCCATTTGTACCTTCCTTGTAGTCAGTTTCAATCTTCTTCTTCATCTCAGCCTTGAATGTGGTGGCTTTGGAGGCAGTGTAGTAGAACGCCAACAGAGCCATGAAGAATGAGTAGCTGGCCATCAACATTATAAAACCAACAATGTAACCTGTAAAGAATCAACTATTCCATGATTACCCAATCATGTTATTTCTAAGATCTTAGACTAGGATTGCTTACTGtcggaaaacaaaacaattatatcAGAAAACAATAACAGGCCTGAAATTAGGCAGAGCGCATGACATTTGTTGCCCTGTTCATGGCCTTTGTGCCCAATTCCCATAGGCTTTGGAAGTGCTCCTTGCTAAAAAGAAAAGGGCCATGCCCtctgaaattccaggcctgcagtcATCATCTAGGGTTCATCTAAAAGGTTTTCAGaagtcaagttggtctttgtacCAATCATCCTGAGCAGTTCTTAGCTGCTGCCATCTTACAAGAAACATGTTTTGAAGTTTGCTGAGTTGGGACCATGGAGGACTAtggagggaaaatggaaccggTCCTAACTATAGTTGGGATGATTCTACAGCTGACTGGTTACTTCAGGCAACCCAAGCTATGGTTGGGTTGCCCAACTGTAAAACTCAAGTTGGGACCACAGCTATAGTTGGGACAATTCTAAATTCTAAAGCTGACTGGTTATTCTATCAGGCAACCACAGTTGGGTCATCCCAACTGTAAATCtcaagttgggactagtcccaactatagttgggacaacTCTATAACTGACAGATTACACTATCAGGCAATCCAAGCTACAGTTTTGCCTTTCTAACTGTAAAACTCAAGTTGGGACTTCCAATAGTTGGGACGATTCTAAAGCTGATGGATTCAACTATCAGGCAATCCCAGCTATAGTTGGGCCGACCCAACTGTAACACTCAGGTTGGGACTgggcccaactatagttggtgCCAGTCCCAATTATAGTTGGGATTCCTAactatagttgggttgattcTAAAGTTGGGACAGAACATTTATACCTAGAATGGCACCTCCTGAAGTGACACTCTTCTTTCTCAGACCATTTGTTGCAAGAAACAACGGCAATGTGACAGTCAGAAGCCATCGTCCTGGTGAGATTGGGTAGATTGGTGCTGgaggaaagaaagaaagagtTAGGGATGATATACTATTACTAACAAAGGATTTCTAATGTTCAAAATTATCTTCAAGGGGAGGTCattgataatcactcttaataatggcttcaaaaacttggtacag
Protein-coding regions in this window:
- the LOC139939916 gene encoding transmembrane protein 19-like, with product MILFGALLSVVVPLSLLVWAVSLLGFTYLGSEAPIYPISPGRWLLTVTLPLFLATNGLRKKSVTSGGAILGYIVGFIMLMASYSFFMALLAFYYTASKATTFKAEMKKKIETDYKEGGQRDWLQVVCNAGIPMSLAIIYLIDSGFRDLPLDFSRRYDTTWTALALMSSFACCCGDTWSSEIGSVMGSKTPRLITTLSKVPVGTNGAISTVGILSSIVGGFMVGCGFYIGLLISFSSPVFKTSTPQWPVIFFAAIAGLVGSLIDSLLGALFQYSAYDQRTHRVVSVASTTTEHISGWPILDGNGVNVLSSLLTSMIMPGICFAWWPVLV